From a single Arachis hypogaea cultivar Tifrunner chromosome 3, arahy.Tifrunner.gnm2.J5K5, whole genome shotgun sequence genomic region:
- the LOC112789460 gene encoding BAG family molecular chaperone regulator 7 isoform X1 codes for MSRFRRFELIEEQPFCYYSNTFSSSSPPSSLPLFFAETSSIVVPTRTLTFPSFVEDSLCFDLFEDTVDSVADLIVPPHSAAIALRRVKHRVEKQLETELFLQNLSDRVSELEYRFDRVLAAKRCGGVGGVGDRKYTWTAEIKGAERNGFDRKYKWVAEIVEEEKRKAAAARNIKWTAEIKGKGEESGNTRKYTFEVESADAEKKKKKKEKEKETEHEKKKKGSALRIVEIEEPSDHRTLVLRQKAGTSNYNSNSKAFAKRFGAVQNNRGKRKELSPQDAAMLIQISFRTYLIRRSKALRALRELAVAKSKLKEIRAQFNNFSYRRHLSRDAEERQRFSEKIIVLLLTVDAIEGVDRMVRYAKRSIVDELEAMLDVVDPQPGGRSRSFRRTFDMPDGVIRKEIEEGVRQVVQMLDDAENSSSTFEACL; via the exons ATGAGCCGATTCAGGCGATTTGAGCTCATCGAAGAACAACCCTTCTGCTACTACTCTAAcactttctcatcatcatcaccaccatcaTCTCTGCCATTGTTCTTCGCCGAAACTTCCTCCATTGTGGTCCCAACCAGAACCCTAACCTTCCCTTCCTTCGTCGAAGACTCACTCTGCTTCGACCTCTTCGAAGACACCGTCGACTCCGTCGCCGATCTGATCGTCCCGCCGCACTCGGCGGCGATCGCTCTGCGGCGAGTTAAGCACCGCGTCGAGAAGCAGCTCGAGACCGAGCTGTTCCTTCAGAACCTGTCGGACCGAGTCTCCGAGTTGGAGTATCGATTCGATCGGGTCCTAGCCGCGAAAAGATGCGGCGGCGTCGGCGGTGTTGGAGATCGGAAGTACACTTGGACGGCGGAGATCAAGGGAGCGGAGAGGAACGGGTTTGACAGGAAGTACAAGTGGGTGGCGGAGATCGTTGAGGAGGAGAAGAGGAAGGCGGCGGCGGCGAGGAACATCAAATGGACGGCTGAGATTAAGGGAAAGGGAGAGGAGAGTGGGAACACGAGGAAGTACACGTTTGAAGTTGAAAGTGCTGAtgctgagaagaagaagaagaagaaggaaaaggagaaGGAGACTGAgcatgaaaagaagaagaaagggagtgCATTGCGCATTGTGGAGATTGAAGAACCCAGTGATCACAGAACCCTCGTGTTGAGACAG AAGGCTGGGACCtctaattataattcaaattctaaG GCATTTGCAAAGAGGTTTGGAGCTGTTCAAAATAACAGAGGCAAAAGGAAGGAATTATCTCCACAAGATGCTGCAATGTTGATCCAGATCAGCTTTAGAACATATCTGATCCGTAGATCCAAAGCTCTACGAGCCCTTAGAGAACTTGCTGTTGCAAAATCCAAGTTAAAGGAAATCAGAGCTCAATTCAATAACTTTTCCTACCGTCGTCACTTGTCACGTGATGCAGAGGAACGCCAGAGGTTTTCAGAGAAAATCATTGTCTTGCTCCTCACAGTCGATGCCATTGAG GGAGTTGATCGGATGGTGCGATATGCAAAGAGGTCGATCGTGGATGAGCTGGAAGCAATGCTTGATGTGGTAGATCCCCAGCCTGGTGGAAGATCACGCTCCTTTAGGAGGACATTTGATATGCCTGATGGAGTGATCCGGAAGGAAATTGAGGAAGGTGTTCGACAGGTCGTGCAAATGCTCGACGATGCAGAGAATAGCAGCAGCACCTTTGAAGCATGCCTGTGA
- the LOC112772869 gene encoding uncharacterized protein, producing MIVFAWNVRGIANRATVRALKEYRRMYRPDCFFLFETRCSGEKAREVIRELGFQFAVVEDAAGFSGGIWVLWEDANLDIRLRESHHQYIHLSVDRVEWGSCLLTAIYASPQERHRATLWKKLQKGGEREGQNKVFKRLDRGLANIEWRTTFPDGRIEVLPRVRSDHHPLLARFVPSRVDVGEKPFRYETMWETHPNFNHYVKEAWPKEQQLPEALSTLTHLLKEWNKSVFCDVNRRKRRVMRRLEGIQQAREYGRIPFFDKLEKELTEELELILEQEEVMWQQRSRQKWITDRDRNTRFYHLKTVQRRRKNRICKLKGEDGRWCEDMEDLKHKAISYFKRIYNKDWMEEPIKITGGTYPPIHEDDVRRLSAPLSNEEIKAALFNIGSLKAPGEDGYPAHFFKEQWKVIRESFMEFIQKLWQDPSSVKLVNQTLIVLIPKIQQPEYLKQFRPIALCNVVYKCLSKIVVNRIKPTLVNRIAPFQSSFVQGRLIQDNIIIAKEMVHDMKKMRGKKKFMAIKVDFEKAYDRLRWDFILDCLHEFGIPQQLIDIIMCSVTSVSFKILWNGCKTESFEPCRGLRQGDPISPYLFVIAMDKLSQAIEERVQLGVWKPMVAGRNGPSISHLLFADDLLLFVEASVEQIRIVKQVLELFRRSAGLRVSETKSSIYFSKSVNRQEREAITAEGGFEETPSLGRYLSALIINSRKGRDRFKTTLERVAGVYRKLEKMQRSFIWGEEEGQRKMHAVSWKQLCRGKNNGGLGFRDLTKMNEAFLSKVLWRLITDKEALWARVLISKYGRQLDLVHDMQAVSSDSILWKDLTKVGEFVRKHVRFSIGDGSSTLFWKDRWLKDERPLLNHVSQVTIDMRVNMYVSEAVREGNWNYSLLQNFLEEDRLQEIRALFPPAPELGRDSLKWDLTHDGNFTVASAYKALARWEEGNDDIWKLIWQWPGPERIKCFIWLEVHRRIMTAQRRRQIFGTSDECHACPGIVETLEHVLRDCSRASQVWSKTIHYSHIQPFFRAPFNLWIRWNLASDLGINKNGKWRTQFMVTCWWLWRWRNKEIFTAHFHRPREPVEFIQKYIHNINEALRMKEVRNEKRGWMEKQIAWIHPLEGWTKVNTDGAADHESKKAGCGGLICDHFGRWVAGFKASDGASNSFQAELWGITHGLQMAWELGLRRVIVESDSQAAIQTIQDAEKAKNHPETLIRHIYNLTKREWSLKFSYTYREGNRAADSLAKEGRDWNAGFTFLDQPPSRLQLILDEDGRGACLPRTVIVR from the exons ATGATTGTGTTTGCATGGAATGTGCGTGGAATTGCTAATAGAGCAACTGTTCGAGCTCTTAAGGAATATAGGAGAATGTATAGACCAgactgcttcttcttgtttgaaaccCGATGTAGTGGAGAAAAGGCAAGGGAGGTTATCCGAGAGTTGGGGTTCCAATTTGCTGTGGTGGAAGATGCGGCGGGGTTTAGCGGAGGTATATGGGTTCTTTGGGAAGATGCCAATCTGGATATAAGATTAAGGGAATCCCATCATCAGTATATCCACCTGAGTGTTGATAGAGTAGAGTGGGGGAGCTGTCTATTGACCGCCATATATGCAAGTCCTCAAGAGAGGCACAGAGCTACTTTGTGGAAGAAACTTCAG AAAGGAGGGGAGCGTGAGGGGCAGAACAAGGTGTTCAAGAGACTGGATAGGGGTCTTGCTAATATTGAATGGAGAACAACCTTTCCTGATGGCCGCATCGAAGTTTTGCCTAGAGTGAGGTCTGATCACCACCCCTTGTTAGCAAGATTTGTACCATCTAGAGTAGATGTTGGTGAGAAACCTTTCAGATATGAAACTATGTGGGAAACTCACCCAAATTTTAACCATTATGTAAAGGAAGCCTGGCCAAAAGAGCAACAACTCCCTGAGGCGCTTAGCACCCTCACCCACCTCTTAAAGGAGTGGAATAAGAGTGTGTTTTGTGACGTTAATAGGAGAAAAAGGAGGGTAATGAGAAGACTTGAAGGCATTCAACAAGCTAGGGAGTATGGACGTATTCCGTTTTTCGATAAATTGGAAAAAGAGCTTACGGAAGAGCTAGAACTAATTCTTGAACAAGAAGAAGTGATGTGGCAGCAAAGATCTAGACAAAAGTGGATAACTGATCGGGATAGGAACACACGGTTTTACCATTTGAAGACCGTTcaaagaaggaggaagaataggATATGTAAATTGAAAGGAGAGGATGGAAGATGGTGCGAAGATATGGAGGATCTGAAGCATAAGGCCATCTCGTATTTCAAAAGAATTTACAACAAAGATTGGATGGAGGAGCCGATTAAAATCACAGGTGGAACTTACCCTCCGATCCATGAGGATGATGTAAGAAGGTTGAGTGCACCCCTTTCAAATGAAGAAATAAAGGCAGCTCTTTTCAACATTGGATCTTTGAAAGCCCCGGGAGAGGACGGTTATCCAGCACACTTCTTTAAAGAACAGTGGAAAGTGATAAGAGAGTCCTTTATGGAATTCATACAAAAGTTGTGGCAGGATCCTAGCTCTGTCAAACTTGTTAATCAAACACTAATAGTTCTCATCCCAAAGATTCAGCAACCAGAATATTTGAAACAATTTCGGCCTATAGCACTATGTAATGTGGTGTATAAGTGCTTATCAAAGATAGTAGTCAATCGAATAAAACCAACATTGGTCAATAGAATAGCACCATTTCAGTCCAGTTTTGTTCAAGGGAGACTCATTCAGGACAATATAATTATTGCTAAGGAAATGGTCCATGATATGAAGAAGATGAGAGGAAAGAAGAAGTTCATGGCGATAAAGGTGGACTTCGAAAAAGCATACGATCGGCTGAGATGGGACTTCATTTTAGATTGCCTCCATGAATTTGGGATACCTCAACAACTTATAGACATCATTATGTGCAGTGTGACCTCTGTTTCTTTTAAAATTCTTTGGAATGGCTGCAAGACGGAATCCTTTGAGCCTTGTCGTGGTTTACGACAAGGAGATCCAATATCGCCATATTTGTTTGTTATTGCAATGGATAAATTATCCCAAGCGATAGAAGAGAGGGTACAATTGGGGGTCTGGAAACCCATGGTGGCTGGGCGCAATGgaccttcaatttcacacttaCTCTTTGCAGATGATTTGCTGCTCTTTGTGGAAGCTTCTGTTGAACAGATTAGAATAGTAAAACAAGTTCTTGAGTTGTTTAGGAGATCTGCAGGCTTGAGAGTGAGTGAGACGAAATCCtctatttatttttcaaagaGTGTAAATCGACAGGAGAGGGAGGCCATCACAGCAGAAGGAGGGTTTGAGGAAACGCCTTCTCTTGGCAGATACCTTAGCGCTTTGATTATAAATAGCCGAAAAGGGAGGGACAGATTCAAGACCACCTTGGAGCGAGTTGCAG GGGTGTATAGGAAATTAGAAAAGATGCAAAGAAGTTTTATttggggagaagaagaaggacaaagaaaGATGCATGCAGTGAGCTGGAAACAACTTTGCAGGGGTAAGAACAATGGAGGTTTGGGCTTTAGGGATCTTACTAAAATGAATGAGGCCTTCTTATCAAAGGTGCTGTGGAGACTCATAACAGATAAAGAGGCTCTATGGGCAAGAGTGTTAATCAGTAAATATGGTAGGCAGTTGGACTTAGTTCATGACATGCAAGCAGTTTCCTCAGATTCGATTTTGTGGAAAGACTTGACAAAAGTGGGAGAATTTGTCCGTAAGCATGTCCGCTTTTCAATTGGAGACGGATCTTCGACCCTGTTCTGGAAAGACCGATGGTTGAAAGATGAAAGACCTCTATTGAACCATGTTAGCCAAGTAACCATAGATATGAGGGTGAATATGTATGTGAGCGAAGCAGTTAGAGAAGGCAACTGGAATTACAGTCTACTCCAAAATTTCCTTGAGGAGGATCGACTGCAAGAAATCAGAGCGCTatttccccctgctccagaattAGGGAGGGACTCACTCAAATGGGACCTCACTCATGATGGCAATTTCACCGTGGCAAGCGCTTATAAAGCTCTTGCAAGGTGGGAGGAAGGAAATGACGATATCTGGAAGCTAATTTGGCAATGGCCAGGACCAGAGAGAATAAAATGTTTCATATGGCTGGAGGTGCATAGAAGGATCATGACAGCACAAAGGAGGAGGCAAATCTTTGGGACAAGCGATGAATGCCATGCCTGTCCAGGAATAGTGGAGACATTAGAGCATGTTTTGAGGGACTGCAGCAGAGCATCACAGGTTTGGTCCAAAACAATCCATTACAGCCACATTCAACCTTTTTTCAGAGCTCCTTTTAATTTGTGGATTAGATGGAACCTTGCATCTGATCTTGGAATTAACAAAAATGGGAAGTGGAGAACCCAATTCATGGTCACCTGCTGGTGGTTATGGAGATGGCGTAATAAGGAAATTTTTACGGCACATTTTCATAGACCAAGAGAGCCAGTGGAGTTTATACAAAAATACATCCATAATATAAATGAAGCCTTAAGAATGAAAGAAGTAAGGAATGAGAAGAGGGGGTGGATGGAGAAGCAGATCGCATGGATCCACCCTCTTGAGGGCTGGACAAAAGTTAATACAGATGGAGCAGCAGACCATGAATCAAAAAAAGCAGGGTGCGGGGGCTTAATTTGTGACCACTTTGGGAGATGGGTGGCAGGATTCAAAGCCAGCGATGGAGCCAGTAATTCATTTCAAGCAGAATTATGGGGCATAACCCATGGATTACAGATGGCATGGGAGTTGGGATTAAGAAGAGTTATAGTAGAATCAGATTCCCAAGCAGCAATTCAAACTATACAAGATGCAGAAAAAGCAAAAAATCACCCGGAAACACTAATTAGACACATTTACAATCTTACAAAGAGAGAATGGAGCTTGAAATTTTCTTATACCTATAGAGAAGGAAATCGTGCTGCAGACTCTTTGGCTAAAGAAGGAAGAGATTGGAATGCAGGATTTACATTTTTGGATCAGCCTCCAAGTAGGCTTCAGCTTATTTTAGATGAAGATGGTCGTGGGGCATGTTTACCCCGAACAGTAATTGTTAGATAA
- the LOC112789460 gene encoding BAG family molecular chaperone regulator 7 isoform X2, giving the protein MSRFRRFELIEEQPFCYYSNTFSSSSPPSSLPLFFAETSSIVVPTRTLTFPSFVEDSLCFDLFEDTVDSVADLIVPPHSAAIALRRVKHRVEKQLETELFLQNLSDRVSELEYRFDRVLAAKRCGGVGGVGDRKYTWTAEIKGAERNGFDRKYKWVAEIVEEEKRKAAAARNIKWTAEIKGKGEESGNTRKYTFEVESADAEKKKKKKEKEKETEHEKKKKGSALRIVEIEEPSDHRTLVLRQAFAKRFGAVQNNRGKRKELSPQDAAMLIQISFRTYLIRRSKALRALRELAVAKSKLKEIRAQFNNFSYRRHLSRDAEERQRFSEKIIVLLLTVDAIEGVDRMVRYAKRSIVDELEAMLDVVDPQPGGRSRSFRRTFDMPDGVIRKEIEEGVRQVVQMLDDAENSSSTFEACL; this is encoded by the exons ATGAGCCGATTCAGGCGATTTGAGCTCATCGAAGAACAACCCTTCTGCTACTACTCTAAcactttctcatcatcatcaccaccatcaTCTCTGCCATTGTTCTTCGCCGAAACTTCCTCCATTGTGGTCCCAACCAGAACCCTAACCTTCCCTTCCTTCGTCGAAGACTCACTCTGCTTCGACCTCTTCGAAGACACCGTCGACTCCGTCGCCGATCTGATCGTCCCGCCGCACTCGGCGGCGATCGCTCTGCGGCGAGTTAAGCACCGCGTCGAGAAGCAGCTCGAGACCGAGCTGTTCCTTCAGAACCTGTCGGACCGAGTCTCCGAGTTGGAGTATCGATTCGATCGGGTCCTAGCCGCGAAAAGATGCGGCGGCGTCGGCGGTGTTGGAGATCGGAAGTACACTTGGACGGCGGAGATCAAGGGAGCGGAGAGGAACGGGTTTGACAGGAAGTACAAGTGGGTGGCGGAGATCGTTGAGGAGGAGAAGAGGAAGGCGGCGGCGGCGAGGAACATCAAATGGACGGCTGAGATTAAGGGAAAGGGAGAGGAGAGTGGGAACACGAGGAAGTACACGTTTGAAGTTGAAAGTGCTGAtgctgagaagaagaagaagaagaaggaaaaggagaaGGAGACTGAgcatgaaaagaagaagaaagggagtgCATTGCGCATTGTGGAGATTGAAGAACCCAGTGATCACAGAACCCTCGTGTTGAGACAG GCATTTGCAAAGAGGTTTGGAGCTGTTCAAAATAACAGAGGCAAAAGGAAGGAATTATCTCCACAAGATGCTGCAATGTTGATCCAGATCAGCTTTAGAACATATCTGATCCGTAGATCCAAAGCTCTACGAGCCCTTAGAGAACTTGCTGTTGCAAAATCCAAGTTAAAGGAAATCAGAGCTCAATTCAATAACTTTTCCTACCGTCGTCACTTGTCACGTGATGCAGAGGAACGCCAGAGGTTTTCAGAGAAAATCATTGTCTTGCTCCTCACAGTCGATGCCATTGAG GGAGTTGATCGGATGGTGCGATATGCAAAGAGGTCGATCGTGGATGAGCTGGAAGCAATGCTTGATGTGGTAGATCCCCAGCCTGGTGGAAGATCACGCTCCTTTAGGAGGACATTTGATATGCCTGATGGAGTGATCCGGAAGGAAATTGAGGAAGGTGTTCGACAGGTCGTGCAAATGCTCGACGATGCAGAGAATAGCAGCAGCACCTTTGAAGCATGCCTGTGA